A part of Miscanthus floridulus cultivar M001 chromosome 6, ASM1932011v1, whole genome shotgun sequence genomic DNA contains:
- the LOC136458755 gene encoding probable glutathione S-transferase GSTU6, giving the protein MAAAGGGVGDGELRLLGKSSSPWVFRVRVALGLRSLSYEYIEEDLANKSELLLRSNPVHKKVRVLIHGGRPVCESLVILRYIDEIWRGTGPALLPSDPYDRATARFWAAYVDDKVWHSIQELNRFFGLSDLAVFFPVSRSRTDEQRAEALQNALLAVETLERAFRECSKGKAFFGGDAVGLVDITLGSHPIWMRAVDQTAGTNLLDGDKFPGLAAWAERFMAVDAVNKVVPDAGKLLEQYRASRAKWTTATAADSS; this is encoded by the coding sequence ATGGCAGCAGCTGGAGGCGGGGTAGGAGATGGCGAGCTGCGGCTGCTGGGCAAGTCGTCGAGCCCGTGGGTGTTCCGGGTGAGAGTGGCGCTGGGACTCAGGAGCCTGAGCTACGAGTACATCGAGGAGGACCTCGCCAACAAGAGCGAGCTCCTGCTCCGATCCAACCCGGTGCACAAGAAGGTGCGGGTCCTAATCCACGGCGGCCGCCCGGTGTGCGAATCGCTCGTGATCCTGCGGTACATCGACGAGATCTGGCGGGGGACCGGTCCCGCGCTCCTCCCGTCCGACCCCTACGACCGCGCCACGGCACGGTTCTGGgcggcctacgtcgacgacaagGTATGGCACTCCATTCAGGAATTGAATCGATTTTTTGGGCTCTCAGACTTAGCCGTTTTCTTTCCTGTTTCTAGATCGAGGACGGACGAGCAGAGAGCGGAGGCGCTCCAGAACGCCCTCCTTGCGGTGGAGACGTTGGAACGGGCGTTCAGGGAGTGCTCCAAGGGGAAGGCGTTCTTCGGCGGCGACGCCGTCGGGCTCGTGGACATCACGCTCGGGAGCCACCCGATTTGGATGAGAGCGGTGGACCAGACGGCAGGCACCAACCTTCTGGACGGGGACAAGTTCCCTGGCCTGGCGGCGTGGGCGGAGCGGTTCATGGCCGTGGACGCCGTGAACAAGGTGGTGCCGGACGCCGGGAAGCTTTTGGAGCAGTACAGGGCGTCTCGGGCTAAATGGACTACAGCTACAGCTGCTGATTCTAGCTGA